Proteins from a genomic interval of Microbacterium imperiale:
- a CDS encoding signal peptidase I, producing MNATPWFDSPWQIAARAVSSAIVVVVVAAVIALVAVPRLMGGDSLTVLSGSMEPTFSAGDVIAVKGIEERDVCSDVSIGSIVTFFPEPNDPTLITHRVVGKTIGAFDDGTDCRLITQGDANSSADAPVSPQQVRGVFLFGVPGLGWARQWVADNPFLLAAGIGVVVVGWMLFAPRRSRSTVITVPRPTGADESAPSPSSGAAAAVSAEDDRALRERELALRERELALRERELELALRRVVAPEEPLSLPVSPSAFAGADLDAPTFDAIEQTLRDAAPDETARSSSPTRPWSEQ from the coding sequence CGCCCTGGCAGATCGCCGCTCGCGCCGTCTCGTCGGCGATCGTGGTCGTTGTCGTCGCCGCAGTCATCGCGCTGGTGGCTGTGCCGCGCCTGATGGGCGGTGATTCTCTGACGGTGCTGTCCGGATCGATGGAACCGACGTTCTCTGCCGGCGACGTCATCGCGGTGAAAGGCATCGAGGAGCGCGACGTGTGCTCCGACGTGTCCATCGGGTCGATCGTCACGTTCTTCCCCGAACCCAACGACCCGACCCTCATCACCCACCGGGTGGTGGGGAAGACGATCGGCGCGTTCGACGACGGCACCGACTGCCGGCTCATCACGCAAGGTGACGCGAACAGTTCGGCGGATGCTCCGGTATCGCCACAGCAGGTGCGGGGAGTGTTCCTGTTCGGAGTGCCGGGACTCGGCTGGGCCCGCCAATGGGTGGCCGACAACCCGTTCCTCCTCGCCGCGGGCATCGGCGTCGTCGTCGTCGGGTGGATGCTGTTCGCACCACGCCGCTCCCGCTCCACCGTCATCACCGTGCCGCGCCCCACGGGAGCCGACGAGTCGGCTCCTTCGCCGTCCTCTGGAGCCGCGGCTGCTGTGTCGGCGGAGGACGACAGGGCACTGCGCGAGCGCGAGCTCGCCCTCCGCGAAAGGGAGCTCGCATTACGCGAACGCGAATTGGAGCTCGCCTTGCGCCGCGTCGTAGCGCCTGAGGAACCCCTGTCGTTGCCGGTGTCGCCGTCGGCTTTCGCGGGTGCGGACCTTGACGCCCCGACTTTCGATGCGATCGAGCAGACCCTGCGCGACGCCGCCCCGGATGAGACTGCCCGGTCCTCGTCCCCGACCCGACCTTGGAGCGAGCAATGA